A genomic stretch from Deinococcus multiflagellatus includes:
- the tsaB gene encoding tRNA (adenosine(37)-N6)-threonylcarbamoyltransferase complex dimerization subunit type 1 TsaB yields the protein MTASPSSVTLALDTATPWLTLALVWPGGELSVSREVGRAHAELLPQAARTLFDDVGLPFRADLIVIGTGPGSYTGVRVGASYALGLGRVWSAPVLGVSTLEALVRGEGKQGVSLDARKGNVYGAVYEVQSGVVHTRLHDPARLPLPDFQAILGDTPHHHDGAPDGLALLRAGVAHGQREWALAYL from the coding sequence ATGACGGCTTCCCCCTCCTCTGTCACCCTGGCCCTGGACACGGCCACCCCCTGGCTGACCCTGGCCCTGGTGTGGCCCGGCGGTGAGCTGAGTGTGTCACGCGAGGTGGGCCGCGCCCACGCCGAACTGCTGCCCCAGGCCGCCCGCACCCTGTTTGACGATGTGGGCCTGCCCTTCCGCGCCGACCTGATCGTGATTGGCACCGGCCCCGGTTCCTATACCGGCGTGCGGGTGGGCGCCAGCTACGCCCTGGGCCTGGGCCGGGTGTGGAGCGCACCCGTGCTGGGCGTCAGCACCTTAGAAGCCCTGGTGCGCGGCGAGGGCAAGCAGGGCGTGTCCCTGGACGCCCGCAAGGGCAACGTGTACGGCGCCGTGTACGAGGTCCAGAGCGGCGTGGTACACACCCGCCTGCACGACCCCGCCCGCCTCCCCCTGCCCGACTTCCAGGCCATCTTAGGCGACACCCCCCACCACCACGACGGGGCCCCGGACGGCCTGGCCCTGCTGCGCGCCGGCGTGGCCCACGGGCAGCGGGAGTGGGCG